GGAGTGAGAAAAACAAATAAACCCAAAaaagaagaacaacaaaaaGGCAGATAATAAAGCCAACAAAAatggaaaagaagaagaaattctTCCCCAGAatcctccttcttcttcttcattgaAGAAGAGGGAAGAAAACCCAGTTTTCTTTTGCCAGCAAAAATTGTGTATTAAGAAGGCGTATGGAAGAAGAATTTGCCATGCTAAGGCAGCTTCTTACCCACTTTCATGAACTCTCTCAAATTTACGGCTATAGTACGACACCGTTTCAACCTCATCCTCTTCTCTTCTCACAATCTTCCTCTTCATCCAGGTATTTCTtctttctatttctattttgaattttgtaattgtttttcaatttgtgTCACCTGATCCGATTTCCTGGGGTTGTTTCCGTTTGTGGGCTggttttgtttttgatttttgaggTGTTTTTGGTGCATTTTTGTCAGCTATTTGTGGGCAATTTGATGGTCTTCTTTGTGAATAATGATGATTTTTaggttatgatttttttttcctgttaaTTGTGGTGAATTTTGCAACCCCTTTGGATTTTCTGGGGTTTATAGCTAATCTACAAGTTTTGATTGTAATTGCTTCAAATTTTCCATGTGATTGTTTGAGCTTTGAATTAGAAGTCAATTGTGATGATTAATAATACAAGGACAACAGTGATAAGTGATAATAATGTTCCTTTCACTGTGGCGAGTCATCGTGCAATTTTGCGATGGGAAGGGAGAAGAAAGTGGGGAGAGAACCTCTTGTGGCCAACCCTAGACACTTTGAGATCAATTTTTTGAACCTGCTCGGAATTCGAATCAAGTGATGAATGAAATGACTCAAGACCCAGTGCTTATTGATAGATGAATAGAACCAACAATCTGGAGGTGATTAGTTGGGTGAGCTGGTTAGGTAGATTCAATTGCCATGCAATAGTGTAATTTCGATGAGGTAGCTCGGACTTGGTCGTTATGTTTATGTTTAGTTTTAGCCTTTTGGGTATGTGAGTTAGTTTTTGTTCTTCAAGGGTTTGATTGGCATTTGGAGATGAATTGTATTAGCCCTTACAATTTACATCTTTAGTAGTTTCCTTTTTTctttagtttcttttttttatgcGTTTCAAAGTGAGAATGTAGTTACGATCATGTTGTTTCTGATATAGATAATCACTTTTAAACACAAGCTAGAATCTTGGTTTTGCATGATGAGTAGTACAGCCCACCTGCAGCCTTAAAATGGACTATTTCTTCTGGCGTCATCGTATTACCAATTTGTTTAGGAATTAGAAGTGTATCATATGCGTAGTAGGCATTGATACGGTAAGGAATAAAGAGTTACCTGACATTATTTAAATGTGAAACTTCAATCCTTTACTACTTAGCATGTTGCGAAATAAAGAGTTCTCTTAGTTGATATGTTTCTTtctatttgtagattattgCAACGTTATAAAGCTGTAATCGTGTGATATGTTTGAAAATATACTCCATGACCACGTGGTCCGTATCTCATCACTTCTGAGTAATTTAGCGCGAGGCTTTATGCCGAAAAGTCCAATCATGCTTAAGGGTTGAGGAATTTGTCAAATTTACCATGTGAACTTTTGAAACGTACTTGAGATAGAATTCACTTTAAAAAGTGACTGCAAAGCCAGTGCACAATCGCACAACTACATAGTTCTCTTACTGAAGCAGGATACAGGGGGGGTGGGGGGTGCGGAATTGTGGATTTGTCTTTCCCTTGGGTTGAACATGCATTTCGTATACTGTTGCACTAAGGCCAACGTTTACCTCACAAGCTATTGTCTAATTTAGGTCAAGTTGAAATGAAATGAGGTTGACCTTAAGGTTTTACTTAAAGGGTAAGTGAGTAGCAGACGTTAATGACGTTGGACAACAGTGTTCTGTAAGGTCTGTGAACTGAGATATATTCTGGTAAAAGCGTGAAAAATTTAGTACCAAACAACCTAGAGGGATAGAGAGGAGGAAGGGGGACAGGAAGGGTAGGAGGAAGAGGCAGATATGTTTGCGGCTATGGTTGAGGAGCTTTTTATCATGGTTGTCCTGTTATCATACTGATGGGAGGGGCTGGCAGTTGTTTCACTGAGGAGCATGGTGTTTAGTTGTTTTTATATCAATTTTCTAGAGTAAGAGTTCAAAATTAACATATCTTTTTCTGAAAGATTTGTTTGATTATCTTCCTTTTAACTCAATGATGGTGAATCGTATTTTCTGTTTCTGTGTTAAAAGATTTGTAAAACTCTCATGGAGGTTGAGTTTGCAGTGTTGATGATTCCCTCTTgcctcttttatttttttaaaattttccaaTCAAACACTCACTATGGGAGTCGGAGGGTTTAAGTTCCTTTTTCCCTATCTTCAATCCCCCCTCCCCGCCCACCTACCTGATTATGGGTGATCTTAGTTAAAATTTGGTAATCAGGGTGTTAAGTTAGTATTTGCAAACCCAAGAGATACACAATGGAATTTTACAAACACAAACGTTGGTTATACTTGGTGGTTGAGGCACGTGCAAATTCACCATGTGCACCTTTTATACGTAATTTGAGCTAGAATTCACTTTAAAAAAGAAATAGCAAAGCAGAACACAACTGCACTATGCTCTCGCTTAAGGAGGATATGGGAGGGTGTGGGTATGTCTTTCCCTTTATTTCAACTTGCATTTCACATAGTGTTGCACTAAGGTAAGGCCTGGCCCACTCTCTACTTTAGAAGCTATTGTCTAATACTCTGTATTAGGTGGAATGGGAATGAGGTAAACCAAGGAGTTACTAAAAGTATAAGTTACTAGCAGATGTTGATGATGGAGGACACCGGTGTTCAATAAGGCCTGTAAACTGAATTATACATTGGGTCAAAGCTTCAAAGGGGTTGTGGAACACTTGAGAGCAAAACAATTTAATGACTCAGTAGTTCTCACTTCCCACCCAATCAAGAGGTGATGCCAGGTGGCCTTGGTGGTTGGTGTTAATAAGAGGGTTACTTATTACCAAAGAGAAGGTAGAGGGATAGAGAGAAGGAAGTGAGATAGGTAGGGAAAGGGGGAGGAAGAGGCAGAGACACTCATGGTTATGGTTTAGGAGCTTTCTAATCTGATGATCCTGTCATCATACTGATGGGAGTGGTATGAAAGCTGTTTCACAGAGAGATACGGTGTTTAGAAGTTCAAAATTCAGCCTAATGTGGGTAAATTTGTTTGCTTATCTTGTTTTAGTCATCAATGTCGACAAATATTTTTCGTTTcttattttgaagattttatacGTTGTCAGGGAGGTCGGCTGTTTAGATTGTTCACCTCTTGTTTTGTAGAGAAAGGGTCAGGATGGTGGTGGTTTTAGGTTAGGGATATTTGGGCATGAAGTTTGTTTTAGAATTTAAGAAAGTAGAATTACATATTGGTTTGTCCTTTGAGTTGCATCTTCTATTTTTCTTTTACATACTGTTCAATGTTGAACATCATGACTTGAATTGTGGAAAATATTAGGTTGGTGTGAGACCATGGTGTAAAAACTCACCCTAGTTAACTCGTATCGCCTGAGTTAACTAGTTTTGGAGGCCGGCGATACGAGATATCCCGAGTTGTAAAGGTGTTTTAAACACGGCGAGATCTCGGTCGATTCAACCGGTCCGAACCAATTTTGTCGGTATTTAACGTTATTAGCCTCACGTCTACTCAGTTTTTGACTcaaaaaagaaagggaaaaaggaaagaaatggaGAAACCCCACTGAAATAGAGTAGAGAACTCCATTTTCAGATCTaaaacaagagaggagagagaaggtggaCAAagtaattcatttaattctgtCACGTGTACGGTTTAGGGGAGGGGGGTAGGGTAGGTAGTGAGTGGAGTTGACATGGGGCttctttttcaaatttcaagtacCTACGTGACAACCGCGATAAGGTCCGTGACTAACGCATCATTTCCGTTACCGAAATTCCGCGACCGATCCCGCGACCGCGACCGCGACCTATACCATATTTTTTATCCATGTGTGAGACCTACTGTTATAGAAGAAAAACTGGAATTGATCCTTGAACAAAGATTGCCGGActaaattgtatttttttttatgcagCCAAGTTTAATTAGAGAAATAGACAATGTGGTGGACCTTAGAACAGGTTTATCTTGTCTAATAGCATTCGGAAAAAAATGAATTTGTGATTTGATTTTTtggtatatttattttaatacttTCTAGTAGCATGTGTTCTATTTGGACATAGATTTTGTTCCACAAAGCTATATGTGTTGAAATCAAAATGTCAAAAGCATGCCCCTAGCAgtaaaatattataattataattttcttGAATATAAGGTTCTGTTGGACTTTGTGCTGAGTAGTTGATTAGACTTTGCTCCATATGTGAAGATAGAGTTTGTGTTGGTTTTTGGGGAAGTTAGTCATTTACTGTGTATTGCTGGGTGTTTATTGCTTCTCAACTCCAAAGTATAAGCTATCAAGAGATCTTTTTTAAAAGTATTTTGTGTTTTGCCTCTGTAAAGGCAAAGATGCCAGTTATAGCCCTTCAAGGGTACATGTCATCTCATGAAACCTGTCCTCTAAGAGATACTAAAATTGCTTTAGTTTTCTTCAATGAGCCGCAGAGTATTTACTAACAACGGAGTAGTTtgcaggacaacatattatgtTCTTATAAATTCCCTAGTTCCTGTGGGTTGACCGTCACATgcttatattttatatatgtaaatgtTAGAACTACTTAAAGAGTCGGTAGTCTGACATACTAAGTTATTTGGACTTGGCTACAATCATCCGTATAAGACCATGTCAATGCGTCAGATTCCGACATCTTAAAGGATGCTGCGGGATTATGGCTTCAATTAAATATGCAAGTGTTTACTCGTGTTCTGTGTACTCAGTAAATTAGGCATCTCATGTAAGACAAGTTACATGATACATACAAAGCTGAATTCCACACATCTTTCTGGACCGATTTCGTATTTGAGTTGCTCCCTTGGTACCTCTTTTCTTGAACATGTGACTTTAGAGGCTAAACCTTGCCATATTTTCCCATTATTTTCTGTCATTATGTCATCGTAAAAACTTTGTAATCATAAATGTTCTATTGTATAGGTGTATAATATAACTCATTACATTTTTTGCCAAATCTCAAAGGTAGCAAGGTCTGACCACTTAACTTAATTGTTGCCTACTATCTTGAAAGGTCTGGAGTATTTGATTGAGGGGAGCATTATTTAAGAAAATGAGTTAATGACAGAGTGTGTTCTTATGATGGAATTTGGAGGACTAAAACAGTGTCCATTTTCCTGTATCTGGTAGACCTGTTACTTTTACTATTAATGTTGATCTTCTTGATTatttgcagattttttttttcatgtagTCAATTGCCCTTtttggttttactcatttttacTGTAAAATTTACAGATGCTGTTTCCTTAATCTTGATGACAATCTTGTGGAAGAAAACTGCAATAGTGTCATCATGCCAGCTGAAAAACCCGGGATTTTAGAAATGGTCGATCATTTCAAGCCACCACCAACCAAGAAACCCCGGAAAGGACGAAATCGTGGAAAGCAGTCTGAATTCTCGAATAATTCATCTGATAACATGAGTGAGGAACTATGGAAGGAATTTCCCGAGGACTTATTTGAGGCGGTCATTGCTAAGCTTCCCATAGCTACATTCTTCCGTTTCCGTACGGTGTGTCGGAAATGGAATGGTTTGCTTACTTCACGGAGTTTCTCAGAACACTGCAGTGAAGTGTCACAGTCCCAACCTTGGTTCTACACCATAACTCATGAAAATGTGAACGCAGGTGCTATTTATGATCCTTCTGCTAAAAAATGGCGCCACCCCACCATCCCTCAACTTCCTCCGAAGGTTATCCTATTGCCAGTTGCTTCAGTTGGGGGTCTTGTCTGCTTCCTCGATATAGGTCATCGATTGTTTTACATATGCAACCCTTTAACCCAGGTATGGAAGGAGCTCCCTCCAAGATCTGTCAAGGTTTGGTCCCGTGTTGCTGTTGGTATGGTCCAATATGGAGATTCAACCACAACCACACGTGGATACAAGATACTATGGTTCGGCCGTGATGGTGAGTACGAAATTTACGACTCTCTGAAGAATTCTTGGGAACGTCCGGGAAATTTTCCCTCGGGAATCAAGCTCCCACTTTCGTTGAATTTTAGGTCAAACACGGTGTCTATTGATGCCACGATCTACTTCTTGAGGTCCGAACCTGAGGGGGTTGTGTCCTATGACGTGGTTAGTGGGATTTGGAAGCAACACCTGATCCCGAACCCGCCAAACTCGACCGACCACAACCTTGCAGAGTGTGGAGGCCGAATCTTTCTGGTCGGGTTACTGACAAAGAACGCTGCCACTTGCGTTTGCATATGGGAGCTTCAGAAGATGACGGTGTTGTGGAAGGAGGTTGACAGAATGCCAAATGTGTGGTGCTTAGAATTTTACGGAAAGCACGTGCGGATGACTTGTTTGGGCAACAAAGGTTTGCTCATGCTGTCACTGCGGTCCCGACAGATGAATCGGATCGTCACGTATGATGTGGCGAAACGGGAGTGGTTGAAGGTACCTGGTTGCGTTCTTCCGCGTGGGAGGAAACGGCAATGGATTGCTTGTGGAACTGCATTTTACCCTTGCCTTACTGCTGTTCCCTGATTGATTGATTGTTCTAATTCTTTTCATGTTGTCAGCTGCTTCAACATCCGTTTGCAGAAACGCGTTGCTGCAGTTTACCGTTCCGTTTCCCGGCAGTCTGAATATGTCTTATAGAACGCGTTGCTGCAGTTTACCATTGCGTTGCTGCACAAGGTGGTTGCTGTAGTTTACCATTCCGTTTCCCTGTAGTCTGAATATGTAAAAGATTGTTGTTTTATTTTGATCATTACAAAACTGAGAACCTGCCAAGCAAGCATGTATTGTTGTAGAACTTGTTGTATCTGGGCAGACCTTTTACTGCTTATTTTTCCAGGGGTTTGGTGTTTTTCTATTGTCAAAGTTGATAATTAATAGGCCAATGAAGAAGCAATTTTGTACAAGTGATCAAGCATCCAGACTTATCCAATTTAGTGCACTCCAAAAGAATTTACTTGATACAATGTGGACACTGGACAACTAGAAAGGCATCGGTACAAGTACAAGTACAAGTGAAATCAAATAAACATAATGTTatattatataatttatttCTCCGTTCTAAAATAGTTGCATCGTTTTTGCTTTCACTTTTGCCCACGCATAACTTTGATCATCAATATTAATAAATTTTCTGTTAAAATTTGTTGTTGTATCTGCCGGACCTTTCACTATTAATGTTGATCTTCATGATTATTTGCAGATACTTTTTTCATGTATTCAATTGCCCTATTTTGTTTTACTCAGTTTTTACTGTAAAATTTACAGATGTTGTTTCCTCAATCTTGATGACAATCTTATGGAAGAAAACTGCACTGGGATTTTAGAAATGTGGAAAGGATTCTGAATTCTTGAATTGATCTGATAACATGAGACAGGAACTGAGCTTCCCATTGCCACATTTTTTCGCTTGTGTTGGAATGGAATGGCTTGGTTCTACAACATAACTCATGAAGATGTGAACGCGACAGGGATGAAGTTGTTTTAATTTTACAACTATAAAGGCTTAAGTACAATGTAGaaatcaataattaaaaaaacaacGCTATGATGtagaaaaaccaaaaaaaagtacaactttattatatatatatatatatatatatatatatatatatatatatatatatatatatatatatatatatatatatatatatatatatatatatatatatatatatataaaaggcACTAGttgtacttttttttggtttttaataattaaataaaagattATAGGTAGTTGTAGCATATAATTAGATAAGTTAAGAGCAATTCCAATGGTGGGCTACAAGGTGATGTAGCTAAGTTTACCACATCATATTTCTAGCTACAATTAATTAAGCTACAAACTTTCACATTGGTGGGCTACAATCTCTTGTAGCtccctataatatttaattcttgtATTTCATGTCATTATTGTAAAAATGGTGGGCTACCTGCTCATACATTCTTTTTTTTCGTGAGCAGGTCCATTTtccaaccattggagttgctctaaggAATCTATTACAAATTTTGATTATCAAATGGGCCATTAGAAGAAAAAAGTTCTCTTCTGCACATATGTACTAGATTGGTAAACCACTAAACCATTATCATGAAAAATGTCAAAAAGGcacataaaaacataaaacgTCAAAGATGTTCAAAGTAATTTCccccttttcttctttttctcgTTTCACGTTTCTTCTAGCAGTGTAAAGCAAGTACTTGGGGCAGTTAGGCTAACACTAGCCCATGAGTCCAGCACATCACAAGAGGCACATTGATGGGCTTATCCTTGGGTATTTACTCTTGGTTCACCATGATTTGAGCATATACATACACATAAAAACTAAGCATTATTACTACTAGTCTACGctatgcgtgcgaatataagaaatagatttgttttattacatttaaacctgaaataacatgtaaaaaacataatataaataTGATgcatgcgaatataagaaacatactccgtataagttAGATAGAGCTGAACGCATATAaatagattgattaaaatggtaagaatttatttaaggggctaGATTATTAAAATGTTTCTTTAGGCTTTTCCTATCAGGTAGATTAGCATTATATTCTCTATCCTATAAGTGTGGAaggtattttagtaatccaaTAGGGACATcaaaaatgaatttaataaaataactCCATATCTTCCCTTCTATAATAGAGATTCGGTTTTATTAGAATGGATTCAGTTAAGAGCATAAATTGCATATAGGTAGTAGTATTAAGAATCGTATTTCCCCATAATCTTTTGGAGAATAAATTGCACTTTAGTACTGGGAAGGGGAAACCAAGGTAAGGGTTGATATCATCATTTCATTAATATTCATGGCATTAAATTTCTGGTGTCTATCAGTATCCTCCACTGGAAGTGTTTTTGGAGAGAAGAACCCAAGTTTTTCAATAGTCATCTAAGACACTCTAAAGAACCAAGATATTTTCAATGGAAAATCACCCTCCCACTTAATTTCTAGTCCCAAACTCCCAAGGTTAAAGATCGTGAGCTAACTTATTACCACTACGTTTAACAAAGGACCAAACTACGTACACTAATAACTCAAGAATGTCTTCAACCACAAGCCAGAATGTATTTGTAGCCATGAGCTCCACTTCCAAGTGTCTGTACTACCATTCATGCAATCACTTTCAACTACAACATGCCACCAGGCCGGCCATTTCTCACTCCCCTGCTGCAACCGCACATGCCGCCCCCCATCATCGCGCACCACGGCCCCCAAACCCGACCCAACCTCGCCTAGCAAACCCGCGTCCACATTCACCTTATCCCACCAATCGACAATGGTGCAGCGAATGAGCCATCCATAACCAAAGCTCGATAAGCCGACCTAACCGAGTACTCCCCGGCCGTTACTCTCCAGCTCCCAACATATACGATCATCCGGCATTCACATACTTAAAGGTATGCTCAACAGTCAACACGCAGAAACAGTTGAGCCACGAGGCTTTGATTCCATGCTCTAGTTCTTGGGTCTAACGTCTAAGCATAATTtcatagtgtgaatagtgtaaaagtgatatttccggaacggaggaagtatttctaATTCCAATATTCATATTCTCAACACTTTTTGTCCAATAAAATAGACATGACATGACTACATGAAACACTAACAAAACATTATATTTTGCAAAACTTGAAGTAAAAGAAGGATAATCAATTAATCAGTAAATTACTAACCAGAATTAAACCCGGAAAGCATCAAAACATAAAAGACAATGGTCTTTATCAAAATACTCAATACAACCCACAACATTGGCCGTCAACCCTAAAAAATGTGATGTGGTAGGCAGAAGTGTTGACATAGTCAGATCCATTAGCCCACCCACTCCAAAGTAAGCAGAAGAGATCCCCATACAAATGACAAAATGAATAATGATAATGTTCGGCTCGGTTCAGTTCTTCATTATCCATCCCAGAAATTCGGCAATAAGAGAGTTTCTTAGCGACCCAATCAAAAGCGTACAAAGAACCATAATGATCCATCCAATACAAAGTAGTAgtgatgatgttgttgttgttgggtggTTCCTTAACCACCGGATTCGCTAAGACGAACCAGTCACACATAACAGCACTGTCAAGATCCTCAGAACTGGTAAAGCTTCTCCATTGATCAGAGTCAACATTATAGATGTAAATCGTGTAAAACGACGACACATCTTTATCAGTAACATCTTTATGTTTATTATCTTTATCTTTAAGTCCATAGACGAGAATTTCGCCATTGGACTCCCCATGagatgttctaaatatgttcatGCATTTGGTGGAATCGACGACTGAATCAGGCTCCTTGAGTGAAGACCATGATTTGGTAATAGGATTGAAAACTTCACCAAAGGGTTTTGTTTTCCCCCCAAAGTGATAAAGACGACCACGGAGAGAGATAAGCTTGGGTAACAACTCATGATTGAATTCGAAGTACTCCGATGAGACATCGAAGCCAGGAAGGCAAGAGGGAGGGGCTGGCACTTCCATTAAACCTTGAAAACAATCTGGGTAAGGTGGTTTGTAATTAAGGTCGAGGGTCAGAAGCTTACCGTTATAAACAGCGTAGACAACAGAGCCAACCACGGCGGCGTTCCCCATGAGTAAGGAATCCGGAATTCCGATAATACCTGTCAGAAACGTTGAATCCAGTGCGCGACTCTCGAATCGCTTATCgccaccaccgccaccaccacgGGAGGAGTGATCGTGGGTGATTGGGGAGGAGCAGTCGACTTTGCTGAAGAATTCGATATCCTCTTTTGGTATTTTCAGCAAACACGATTTGATCGCTGAGCAATGGTCCTTTAAATCTTGCCATCTGTAAAAGATGTTAACATCGCGAAAGGATCCTTTTAATCTTTTCAATTGGGGATTATCAATTGCTGGTGGAGAACTCGATTTCTTCGTATTCCACATTCTCAaccaatttcaatttttagggTTTGGTTATTTTTACGCGCGTACAATATATTTATACCCTATATTTTATTAGGGGTGACTAGGTCAGCGTGACTGCATTAGTCGGGAATCGGGATAGTATTATCAGACTGCGGCCCATCAAAAGTTTACGTTAAAACTAGTTTTTGGCCCGAATGAGTAATTACATGATAAAATGAAACAAGTAATAGCTTAATGGAAAAACGTTTATTGTTTAAACTCGAGGTacgctttttatttttttttattttttttatgtatataaAGATTACATGAAATGAACGACCCATAAGGAGAGCGACACGTGTCACATATACTTTCTCaagacgccttttaatatatacggagtagtatagATTGATATCCATACACTGAATCGATAACTACGagttaaagcttagaattttggagggaaGCTGGGTGTGGctagcaaaataaagccacgCGTGCTGCTCAAGTGCAAATTAATTGCCGGAAAACTAaatcaatgccggaaacttcctTTTGGTTGTCtattgcaaaaataaaattacattaaggtgtgatttcacaaaaaataaTTCTATAAAGTCCTTTTTCGCAAAAAATTGGGCTATAACATTAATGTCTTTTTTgccaaatttgccaaaaataaatattttttgtcTGATATCGTTTTACTTAAAAATAATTTGGGTAACTTGACATTCTTTTGAAAATATTTAGTTCAATGGGTGTGATTAAAAGTTTGTGATAATCCTTTCGATAAGCTTCACAAGGAAGCTAAACACATGGACAATTGAAAATCCTAATCTCCAAAGAGCCTCTAATGAGGTTTGATCCCATGACATCAAACCTTTACCACTAGATCAAGTCTTATTTGGTAACAAACGTAGTATATAAACCAatgttttctctttttttggtaGAAAAACCAATGTTTTTTACTCTGTATATTATAACATTATGTTTAGTGTATCGTTATTCGACGCCCCCATTTACTATAAAACGCCTTCAAATATGAGTTTAAATACCGCTTTATCCTTTAACATGAAACTTCTCAGTTCTCACCCATCTTCATCATTACCCACCATCCTACTACCGACCAACCAATATCCGGCGGCCATTATGATTCACCAcgacaccaccaccaccctcaCAACCATCTCCCTCGCCATCATCAACCATCAACCACCACCACATGGGAAATCATCAACcattaaacattttttttttttaaatcaaatTTTTTTGTTCAAACGTGtttccgtcttttaatactcgcaatgtttggacttttgccactattcatataatctactttgactattcttagtgctttttatataagataaaacatagtcatgtgggatcttgttagattcgtctcaatgtgtatattcaaaatatcaactttttataatttttgtataaagataatttaagatataaataatcaaagttgtgcattggcatacgtgaaactaacaaacgttgcaagtattaaaatacggaggaagtataaaacaaattttgacCAAGCACTTGTATGGCAAATAGTTCACAAATGTAGAGGCCCAAAAATTTACGTGTTAAGCCATTGTCTGGTTTTGTGTGGTTCCATAGCAAAGTGCACTTACAAAGTGAACTAGACCCGGATTTTGGTTTAGGAAAAAATTATATTATCATTGGCTCCATTAATCAAAGGACAAGCACCAATGAGCGGTAGCAGCAAGAGTCTTGAGAGAAGACTATACTAACTTTTACTGTATCTTTCctttcaaaaaagaaaaagaaaaagaaaggggagtgaatacgaagtatataagaAGAGCAACAACAGTAAATTTGTAAAGCAAGTAGAGAATGTGCATCACTGCATCTTCTTTATTAAGTTGGGCCCATGCCTATAAATTTGGTGCGGCCGTTCGGGCCGAAATGGGCTTCCGCGCCAGGCTCAGGTTTTGGTCTAAAATGCATATTTTAGGCTACCCAACCCCGTACTTTTTCGAGAGGCCAGCGGGCCAGGTTATAGTTGA
This sequence is a window from Spinacia oleracea cultivar Varoflay chromosome 1, BTI_SOV_V1, whole genome shotgun sequence. Protein-coding genes within it:
- the LOC110785707 gene encoding F-box only protein 6, which codes for MEEEFAMLRQLLTHFHELSQIYGYSTTPFQPHPLLFSQSSSSSRCCFLNLDDNLVEENCNSVIMPAEKPGILEMVDHFKPPPTKKPRKGRNRGKQSEFSNNSSDNMSEELWKEFPEDLFEAVIAKLPIATFFRFRTVCRKWNGLLTSRSFSEHCSEVSQSQPWFYTITHENVNAGAIYDPSAKKWRHPTIPQLPPKVILLPVASVGGLVCFLDIGHRLFYICNPLTQVWKELPPRSVKVWSRVAVGMVQYGDSTTTTRGYKILWFGRDGEYEIYDSLKNSWERPGNFPSGIKLPLSLNFRSNTVSIDATIYFLRSEPEGVVSYDVVSGIWKQHLIPNPPNSTDHNLAECGGRIFLVGLLTKNAATCVCIWELQKMTVLWKEVDRMPNVWCLEFYGKHVRMTCLGNKGLLMLSLRSRQMNRIVTYDVAKREWLKVPGCVLPRGRKRQWIACGTAFYPCLTAVP